In Cicer arietinum cultivar CDC Frontier isolate Library 1 chromosome 7, Cicar.CDCFrontier_v2.0, whole genome shotgun sequence, a single window of DNA contains:
- the LOC101489038 gene encoding vacuolar protein sorting-associated protein 36 produces the protein MARNSLLPVKLTDSGRPVLSPNEIECFFLSGVDLLCEDEPNTWFPHLKSGLLILTTHRLIWLPDATASGNASSVPLASISQIFSHKKSLKSVFASPRVRFQVSPSPERGVATSGSRSVVVTAVLRGKGDCDAFVAKFWENWRARAWEEAESGTSSGSNAAAGAASASSGIYSSDGTVRMVGVSGILRKEQEMWESTDKSLQDAFQDLNALMSKAKEMVMLAEKMRLKLLSGPNSQTNATNDEEMGSKEEMQELLLSVGIISPVTKESAGALYHQQLSRQLADFVKVPLERSGGIINLIDIYCLFNRARGTELISPDDLLQACSLWEKFDVPIVLRKFDSGVMVIQNKSQSDEEVFTKIKVLVTKPDALRAGISPSDAAMTLGVAPAMAKEHLLSAESKGILCRDVSPDGFRFYINLFSEIERDDMYLVKDQGIYASWVRAIHAHG, from the exons ATGGCTAGGAACTCCTTACTGCCGGTGAAGCTCACCGACAGTGGCCGACCAGTTTTGTCACCAAACGAGATCGAGTGCTTCTTCCTCTCCGGTGTAGACCTTCTCTGCGAAGATGAACCAAACACATGGTTTCCTCACCTAAAATCTGGCCTTCTCATCCTCACCACCCACCGCCTCATCTGGCTCCCAGACGCTACCGCCTCCGGCAACGCCTCCTCCGTTCCCCTCGCTTCAATCTCCCAAATTTTCTCTCACAAGAAGTCCCTCAAATCGGTATTCGCTTCCCCGAGGGTCCGTTTCCAGGTGTCTCCATCGCCAGAACGTGGAGTCGCCACGTCGGGGTCGAGATCAGTAGTTGTGACTGCCGTGTTGAGGGGAAAAGGGGACTGCGACGCTTTTGTGGCTAAGTTTTGGGAGAATTGGCGAGCCAGAGCGTGGGAGGAGGCAGAGAGTGGTACGAGTTCGGGTTCGAATGCGGCAGCCGGGGCAGCGTCGGCTTCGAGTGGGATTTATTCGAGTGATGGGACGGTGAGGATGGTGGGAGTTTCGGGGATATTGAGGAAGGAGCAGGAAATGTGGGAGAGTACTGATAAGAGTTTGCAGGATGCTTTTCAGGATTTAAATGCTCTTATg AGCAAGGCTAAGGAAATGGTGATGCTAGCTGAAAAAATGAGGCTAAAACTTTTGTCAGGCCCAAATTCTCAAACGAATGCAACTAATGATGAGGAGATGGGTTCGAAGGAAGAGATGCAAGAATTGTTATTGAGTGTTGGTATAATATCCCCTGTTACTAAAGAGTCTGCGGGTGCTTTGTATCATCAACAGTTATCTCGCCAG TTGGCAGATTTTGTTAAAGTTCCATTAGAGAGATCTGGAGGAATTATCAATCTAATTGATATTTACTGTCTCTTCAATCGTGCTCGTGGGACag AGTTGATTTCACCTGATGATTTGTTGCAAGCATGCTCTCTGTGGGAGAAGTTTGATGT CCCAATTGTTCTGCGGAAGTTTGATAGCGGGGTCATGGTAATACAAAATAAGTCCCAAAGTGATGAGGAG GTTTTCACTAAAATTAAGGTGCTTGTTACAAAGCCTGACGCT CTTCGGGCTGGGATAAGTCCTAGTGATGCTGCAATGACACTGGGAGTTGCGCCAGCAATGGCAAAGGAACATCTCTTGTCTGCTGAGAGCAAGG GTATACTTTGCAGAGATGTAAGCCCTGATGGATTTCGCTTTTATATTAACTTGTTCTCGGAAATTGAACGAGATGATATGTATTT AGTAAAAGATCAGGGGATTTATGCTTCATGGGTAAGAGCAATCCATGCTCATGGTTAG
- the LOC101499126 gene encoding uncharacterized protein, which produces MAVAAFKSSSRRGNQSPSSSSSTSTPTNNNTTHSSIRSSNNRAPPIRRSKSVSAFSRTTNTLDISTEFLNKRDNPLFDQTSHSNGKTIPILETSKPSRGRSVARKDDPGRTRSVSRVDTARRTARSVSQCPVSRRHFNYSTSESEADCKDRNGLKWSSQHSSIEVSDSFAATSACLQTQNCDDAVSTASSGFGCDEKTIKAVCEQKCVQRNQPGVGDIYETVRSEVRRAISEIQIDLESAIHKSNATAITVTDMVDIHPDLINPNTVELAFEIRREYAKKLEESEERARRLRADLAVEEHRVRELDRILREVLPYPKTPNVQKSRPARKSSIERKRMSKRLAEDAKAYFDECVSLSTFDSSDFSSQEDPPLSLVGPPTPSRSRISLTEELGTQEQSHDVILQPPASIDSTKTIHGQVSSTADSKETDSKPCFSFAQKPYESTTLHNDIQQYIKKFEKNVSKLPTVRTNYGDLGDYSFQSSAESLLIDRVLLKSRIESGSFLHCSGGNIWSS; this is translated from the exons ATGGCAGTTGCAGCCTTCAAATCCTCTTCACGAAGAGGAAACCAATCACCATCATCCTCATCTTCCACTTCCACTCCTACCAACAACAACACCACACACTCTTCAATCAGATCCTCCAACAACAGAGCTCCACCAATTCGAAGGTCAAAAAGCGTAAGCGCGTTTTCAAGAACAACAAATACCTTGGACATTTCCACCGAGTTTCTTAACAAAAGAGATAACCCTCTCTTTGACCAAACTTCGCACTCCAATGGAAAAACAATTCCAATTCTAGAAACTTCTAAGCCTTCTAGGGGACGTTCCGTGGCGCGAAAGGATGACCCGGGTCGGACTCGGAGTGTTTCTAGAGTGGATACGGCTCGCCGTACGGCCCGGTCTGTTTCGCAGTGTCCGGTTTCGCGGCGGCATTTTAACTATTCTACTTCTgag AGTGAAGCTGATTGTAAAGATAGGAATGGTCTGAA ATGGTCTAGTCAGCATTCATCCATTGAGGTCTCGGATTCTTTTGCTGCAACTTCA GCTTGTTTGCAAACTCAAAACTGTGACGATGCGGTTTCTACAGCAAGTTCTGGATTTGGTTGTGATGAGAAAACCATCAAAGCAGTTTGTGAACAGAAA TGCGTACAAAGGAATCAGCCAGGAGTTGGTGATATATATGAAACAGTTCGTTCTGAAGTGAGGCGAGCTATTTCTGAGATACAGATTGACCTCGAAAGT GCTATTCACAAGAGTAATGCTACAGCCATTACTGTTACCGATATGGTGGATATTCATCCTGACTTGATAAACCCCAATACCGTAGAATTAGCGTTCGAGATTAGAAGAGAGTATGCCAAAAAGCTTGAAGAG TCCGAAGAGCGAGCTAGACGTCTTCGAGCAGATCTTGCAGTTGAAGAACATCGAGTACGAGAATTGGATAGAATCTTGAGAGAAGTTCTTCCATATCCCAAGACCCCTAATGTACAAAAGTCTCGTCCAGCAAGAAAA TCTAGCATCGAAAGAAAAAGGATGTCAAAACGTCTTGCAGAAGATGCCAAGGCTTATTTTGACGAGTGTGTATCACTATCGACTTTCGATAGTTCAGACTTTTCATCCCAAGAGGATCCTCCGCTCAGTTTGGTTGGTCCACCTACTCCATCTCGTAGCCGTATATCTTTAACTGAG gAATTAGGTACTCAAGAACAATCACATGATGTCATATTGCAGCCACCAGCCAGCATTGATTCCACAAAAACTATTCATGGTCAAGTCAGCTCAACTGCTGATAGCAAAGAAACTGATTCTAAACCATGCTTCTCCTTTGCACAAAAACCATATGAATCCACCACACTTCACAATGACATCCAACAATACataaaaaagtttgaaaaaaatgtttcaaaGTTGCCAACTGTGAGAACAAATTATGGTGACCTTGGTGACTATAGTTTCCAATCATCAGCTGAAAGCTTGTTGATTGATAGGGTGCTGCTAAAAAGTAGAATTGAGTCTGGTAGTTTTTTACACTGTAGTGGTGGTAATATATGGTCTTCTTAA